One window from the genome of Chloroflexota bacterium encodes:
- the cysS gene encoding cysteine--tRNA ligase, translating into MTLHISDTRTGEKRPFTPLDETVRIYVCGMTPKAPPHVGHGFMFVHMDVVRRYLEYRGYKVRHLQNFTDIDDKIIDRARATGQDPLEYAEEQTRAYFDVLDRLRVRHAHEYPTVTGAMSDIVAAVEHLIERGVAYATSQGVYFSVPDFPDYGCLSGRTEELGVEAGARVEVDPEKRDPRDFALWKLAPDDEIGWDSPWGRGRPGWHIECSTMIQTAFGNQIDIHGGGADLIFPHHENEIAQSEAGSGASPFVRHWLHTGLLQTDGEKMAHSADNYTTLADVLEVVEPDVLRLFFLSVHYRTAMGFSMEALQPSAAAYERLRGIIRARGGDSSGDAETLAAAQRTAQREFEAAMDDDFNAPRAIGALFELGRSINRAAPSSTPAAVAEAQDRLRALLGVLGVEVSEGAADAADAAPYIELLVEIRGLAREARQWELADRIRDRLADLDVVLEDGPDGTIWRRKAPTDP; encoded by the coding sequence GTGACGCTTCACATCTCCGACACGCGCACGGGAGAGAAGCGCCCCTTCACGCCGCTCGACGAGACGGTGCGCATTTACGTCTGCGGCATGACCCCCAAGGCCCCGCCCCACGTCGGCCACGGCTTCATGTTCGTCCACATGGACGTGGTGCGCCGCTACCTGGAGTACCGCGGCTACAAGGTGCGGCACCTCCAGAACTTCACCGACATCGACGACAAGATCATCGACCGCGCGCGGGCCACGGGTCAGGATCCGCTCGAATACGCCGAGGAGCAGACGCGGGCCTATTTTGATGTGCTCGACCGCCTGCGCGTGCGCCATGCCCACGAGTACCCCACGGTTACCGGCGCCATGTCCGACATCGTGGCGGCGGTGGAGCATCTGATCGAACGCGGCGTCGCCTATGCCACCTCACAGGGCGTCTACTTCTCCGTGCCCGACTTCCCGGATTACGGCTGCCTGTCTGGACGCACCGAGGAGCTGGGCGTCGAAGCCGGCGCGCGCGTGGAGGTGGACCCGGAGAAGCGCGACCCGCGGGATTTCGCGCTGTGGAAGCTCGCCCCGGACGACGAGATCGGCTGGGACAGTCCCTGGGGACGTGGGCGCCCAGGCTGGCACATCGAGTGCTCCACCATGATCCAGACCGCGTTCGGCAACCAGATCGACATCCACGGCGGCGGTGCCGACCTGATCTTTCCGCATCACGAAAACGAGATCGCGCAATCCGAAGCCGGCAGCGGGGCGTCGCCCTTCGTGCGCCACTGGCTGCACACGGGGCTGCTGCAGACCGACGGCGAAAAGATGGCCCACTCCGCCGACAATTACACGACCCTGGCGGACGTGCTGGAAGTCGTGGAGCCGGACGTGCTGCGGCTCTTCTTCCTCTCGGTGCACTACCGCACGGCCATGGGCTTTTCGATGGAGGCCCTGCAGCCGTCCGCCGCCGCCTATGAGCGGCTGCGCGGCATCATTCGCGCGCGCGGCGGCGATTCCTCCGGCGACGCGGAGACGCTGGCCGCCGCCCAGCGTACGGCCCAGCGCGAGTTCGAAGCCGCCATGGACGACGACTTCAACGCCCCGCGCGCCATCGGCGCGCTCTTCGAGCTTGGACGGTCCATCAACCGCGCCGCGCCGAGTTCGACGCCGGCCGCCGTGGCCGAGGCGCAGGACCGCCTGCGGGCGCTGCTGGGCGTATTGGGCGTGGAAGTCTCGGAAGGCGCGGCCGACGCCGCGGACGCCGCGCCGTACATTGAGTTGCTGGTCGAGATTCGCGGCTTGGCGCGGGAGGCGCGGCAATGGGAGCTCGCCGATCGCATCCGGGATCGTCTCGCGGACCTCGACGTCGTCCTGGAAGACGGCCCCGACGGCACGATCTGGCGCCGCAAGGCGCCGACCGACCCCTAG
- the rlmB gene encoding 23S rRNA (guanosine(2251)-2'-O)-methyltransferase RlmB, whose product MGARRSHPGSSRGPRRRPGRRPRRHDLAPQGADRPLAGAVWGRHPVREALTAGYRLTRLMVARGAAESTASLRELAGAAGVPVAFVDAAELDSLAFGGNHQGVVATIDSTPNAGLRDLLQPQPGRAQPPLILAADQVEDVGNLGSLVRTLEACGGAGVIVPQRRSAALTGGLARASAGASLRSTVVSVTNLARALKSLRSDGIRVVGLDADAATPFDAGAYDAPCCIVVGNEARGMRPGVREACDAIVRVPLRSGIGSLNVAAAGAIVLHHIARQRTG is encoded by the coding sequence ATGGGAGCTCGCCGATCGCATCCGGGATCGTCTCGCGGACCTCGACGTCGTCCTGGAAGACGGCCCCGACGGCACGATCTGGCGCCGCAAGGCGCCGACCGACCCCTAGCCGGAGCCGTCTGGGGCCGCCACCCCGTCCGCGAAGCGCTCACCGCCGGATATCGACTGACCCGCCTGATGGTCGCCCGCGGCGCCGCTGAATCCACCGCATCCCTACGCGAGCTGGCTGGCGCCGCCGGCGTGCCGGTGGCATTCGTGGACGCTGCCGAGTTGGACTCGCTCGCATTCGGCGGCAACCACCAGGGCGTCGTCGCCACCATTGACTCAACTCCGAACGCTGGACTCCGCGACCTGCTGCAACCCCAGCCGGGACGCGCCCAGCCACCGCTGATCCTGGCCGCCGACCAGGTGGAAGACGTCGGCAACCTTGGCTCCCTTGTCCGAACGCTCGAGGCCTGCGGCGGCGCCGGCGTGATCGTGCCGCAGCGGCGCAGCGCGGCGCTGACCGGTGGGCTGGCGCGAGCCTCCGCCGGAGCGAGCCTGCGCTCCACGGTCGTCTCCGTGACCAACCTCGCGCGGGCGCTCAAATCCCTGCGGTCGGACGGTATACGCGTCGTCGGACTTGACGCCGACGCCGCGACGCCGTTCGACGCGGGGGCCTACGACGCGCCATGCTGCATCGTCGTGGGCAACGAGGCGCGCGGAATGCGGCCAGGCGTGCGGGAAGCGTGCGACGCGATCGTGCGGGTGCCGCTGCGCAGCGGCATCGGCTCGCTCAACGTGGCCGCCGCCGGCGCCATCGTCCTCCACCACATCGCCCGCCAACGAACAGGGTGA
- the folB gene encoding dihydroneopterin aldolase, giving the protein MSADVISLKGMIFFAYHGARAEERTLGQRFVVDVDVHADLRTAGQSDGVSDTVNYSELYAVAQDVMQGPPRNLLESLGETIAARVLAEFPRVTRVRVRIAKPSVAIAGSILAEAAVTIDRARA; this is encoded by the coding sequence ATGAGCGCCGACGTCATCAGCCTCAAGGGCATGATCTTCTTCGCCTACCACGGCGCCCGTGCCGAGGAGCGCACCTTGGGGCAACGGTTCGTCGTCGACGTGGACGTCCACGCCGACCTGCGCACCGCCGGCCAGTCCGACGGCGTGAGCGACACCGTGAACTACAGCGAGCTTTACGCCGTCGCCCAGGACGTGATGCAGGGCCCGCCGCGCAATCTGCTGGAATCGCTCGGCGAAACCATCGCCGCGCGAGTGCTGGCCGAGTTCCCCCGCGTGACGCGCGTGCGCGTGCGCATCGCCAAGCCCAGCGTCGCCATCGCCGGCTCCATCCTCGCCGAAGCCGCCGTCACCATCGACCGCGCGCGGGCGTAG
- a CDS encoding extracellular solute-binding protein: MANPYPSPGARRPRTAAGRCSRRAILRALPLAVAAGITGCDLGPADAELPPLTPLPVEFVSVPRYTPTPSPTPSAPTTLAAAEATPLPAGTTVRFAGWGTSTEQDALRQVLAAFEQAQPEVDLDVRLDNTLAGEGMRAGLVDGIDADVVRVAADDVFDLTAGGYLAPLDELVARDVDLEDLVPAAIEARTGPGGEITALSIGAAYLGVFYNEAHLALAGVEPPSSWEDAWSIAEFEFAARRLTAADEDRVDRYGLAAVPWVTRAAMAGAAGLGGADAFFAPDQTRSTMQSAVHARTLGRMARWRSQSQIELGIEERFGTPFNGGQVALYIDASDFAPLVRPTIPWGVAPLPAWTDESPVTEGVEICLGVNGASEDLEPAWRLAQFFLEPEAQRALARTDAAVPFRRSVLREPAFRDPNRPPADRTAWSGATAHDMQTPSNPGSKAWHVLTGAPIEAVRRGETEADAYLEQADQLITRQLEAHEWSVAKDVPGYRRPPSLGNVMLREFDERREQERRGGGAP; this comes from the coding sequence GTGGCGAACCCATACCCATCGCCGGGCGCTCGGCGCCCGCGCACCGCCGCCGGCCGCTGTTCGCGGCGCGCCATCTTGCGCGCCCTGCCGCTGGCCGTGGCGGCCGGGATTACGGGATGCGATCTAGGTCCGGCGGACGCGGAACTGCCGCCGTTGACTCCGCTCCCGGTCGAATTCGTCAGCGTGCCGCGGTATACGCCAACGCCGAGCCCGACGCCGTCCGCGCCCACGACCCTCGCCGCGGCCGAAGCCACGCCGCTCCCGGCCGGCACGACGGTCCGTTTCGCCGGCTGGGGCACTTCGACCGAGCAGGACGCGCTGCGCCAGGTGCTGGCGGCCTTCGAGCAGGCCCAGCCCGAGGTCGATCTCGACGTGCGGCTGGACAACACGCTGGCGGGCGAGGGCATGCGAGCCGGGCTGGTCGACGGCATCGACGCGGACGTGGTCCGGGTGGCGGCGGACGACGTGTTCGACCTGACGGCCGGCGGCTATTTGGCGCCACTGGACGAGCTCGTGGCGCGCGACGTGGACCTGGAGGACCTTGTGCCGGCTGCGATCGAGGCGCGGACCGGACCGGGTGGGGAGATAACCGCCCTCAGCATCGGCGCGGCCTACCTTGGCGTGTTTTACAACGAGGCCCACCTGGCGCTGGCCGGGGTCGAGCCGCCGTCGAGCTGGGAGGACGCGTGGTCGATCGCCGAGTTCGAATTCGCGGCGCGACGACTCACGGCGGCGGATGAAGACCGCGTGGATCGCTATGGCCTCGCCGCCGTGCCATGGGTGACGCGCGCCGCGATGGCCGGGGCGGCGGGACTTGGCGGGGCGGACGCATTCTTTGCCCCCGATCAGACCCGATCCACGATGCAGTCGGCCGTGCACGCGCGCACCCTGGGACGCATGGCGCGCTGGCGGAGCCAGTCACAGATCGAGCTTGGAATCGAGGAGCGCTTTGGGACGCCGTTTAACGGCGGTCAGGTGGCGTTGTACATCGACGCCAGCGACTTCGCGCCGCTGGTGCGGCCGACGATCCCGTGGGGCGTGGCGCCGCTGCCCGCGTGGACGGACGAATCCCCGGTGACGGAAGGGGTGGAGATTTGCCTTGGCGTCAATGGCGCCAGCGAAGACCTCGAGCCGGCCTGGCGGCTGGCCCAGTTCTTTCTGGAGCCCGAGGCTCAGCGGGCGCTGGCGCGCACCGACGCCGCCGTCCCGTTTCGCCGCTCGGTGCTGCGCGAGCCGGCCTTTCGCGACCCCAACCGACCGCCCGCGGACCGCACCGCGTGGAGCGGCGCTACCGCGCATGACATGCAGACGCCCTCGAATCCTGGATCGAAGGCCTGGCACGTGCTGACCGGAGCACCGATCGAAGCCGTCCGGCGCGGTGAAACCGAGGCCGACGCGTATCTCGAACAGGCGGACCAGCTCATCACCCGCCAGCTGGAGGCGCACGAGTGGTCGGTGGCGAAGGATGTTCCGGGCTATCGCCGGCCCCCCTCGCTGGGCAACGTGATGCTGCGCGAGTTCGACGAACGGCGGGAGCAGGAGCGGCGCGGCGGCGGGGCTCCCTAG
- a CDS encoding Gfo/Idh/MocA family oxidoreductase: MYRAGIVGLGVGKRHAGAYTGSAATELVAIADLDAALLDEVGRDFDVPHRYTSLEAMLEHETLDIVSVATPCQFHAPMVIAAAEARPKAIICEKPMAPDMGGVEAMIAACDEHGVKLVISHMRRQLPQFAHARRLIAEGAIGRPLACTVSAQEGGLLNQGSHVVDLVRFMLGDPAVEWAVGQVQRETDRYERALPVEDLCGGVVAFEGGTRLVLDVDIGANPTIGNWGFVLAGDEGVLRVRAHQAHGREAFDLHLTSSAHGEMDLASTEFPEVDPWPAQVDKLATWLDGGPEHVQSIARTKPSHEALMAIYESARTRSRVTLPLSTRRSPLEAMIEDGQLTVRYPGAYDIRHAGLYPPLEV, encoded by the coding sequence ATGTATCGCGCCGGCATCGTGGGGCTCGGCGTCGGCAAGCGGCACGCCGGCGCCTATACCGGCAGCGCCGCCACCGAGCTCGTCGCCATCGCCGACCTCGACGCCGCGCTGCTGGACGAGGTCGGCCGCGACTTCGACGTGCCGCACCGCTACACCAGCCTCGAGGCCATGCTGGAGCACGAGACGCTCGACATCGTCAGCGTCGCCACTCCCTGCCAGTTCCACGCGCCCATGGTGATCGCCGCCGCCGAGGCCCGCCCCAAGGCCATCATTTGCGAGAAGCCCATGGCGCCCGACATGGGCGGCGTCGAGGCCATGATCGCGGCCTGCGACGAGCACGGCGTCAAGCTCGTCATCAGCCACATGCGACGGCAGCTCCCGCAGTTCGCCCATGCGCGCCGTCTCATTGCCGAGGGCGCCATCGGCCGGCCCCTCGCCTGCACCGTGAGCGCGCAGGAAGGCGGTCTGCTGAACCAGGGCTCCCACGTCGTCGACCTGGTCCGATTCATGCTGGGCGATCCGGCGGTCGAGTGGGCCGTGGGCCAGGTACAGCGCGAAACCGACCGCTACGAGCGCGCCCTGCCCGTCGAGGACCTCTGCGGGGGCGTCGTCGCGTTCGAGGGCGGCACGCGCCTGGTGCTCGACGTGGACATCGGCGCCAACCCCACCATCGGCAACTGGGGCTTCGTGCTGGCGGGCGACGAGGGCGTGCTGCGCGTCAGAGCCCACCAGGCGCACGGCCGCGAGGCCTTCGACCTGCATCTGACGTCGTCCGCCCACGGTGAGATGGATCTCGCGTCGACGGAGTTCCCCGAGGTCGATCCCTGGCCCGCCCAGGTCGACAAGCTGGCCACCTGGCTCGACGGCGGCCCGGAGCACGTGCAGTCCATCGCGCGCACCAAGCCGTCGCACGAGGCCCTCATGGCCATCTACGAGTCCGCGCGCACCCGCTCACGCGTCACCCTGCCGCTCTCGACCCGCCGCTCCCCGCTCGAGGCCATGATCGAGGACGGCCAACTGACGGTTCGTTATCCGGGCGCCTACGACATCCGCCATGCCGGGCTCTACCCCCCGTTGGAGGTCTGA
- a CDS encoding Gfo/Idh/MocA family oxidoreductase: protein MSGASTNDRPLRAAVVGARIGRTHAAGYAASERAELVAICDAIESRCHALADAHDVEARYTDFETMLREQRPEVLSIATPQATHAPLTILAASRYKPTAILCEKAMAGNLGEARAMLETCDRNGVKLAIGHQGRWLRAFEQARDAVAAGDIGAPVFARVGCTVGGITNHLTHALDRMLFMLGEPDIEWVLGNVQRETDRWERGWPSEEMAAAVVGLAGGMRLALESETPDAPGLEAHTHLIVGTDGLVIVSQDGRGADYAVRIVGRGGRTRDIPGDADYYDDARLRETDALAAWAAGEVDEHRGDAHLAIKTQEALMAIYESARIRGLVRLPLKTMASPLIRMIESGDLPVRYPGRYDIRHHTAAYRS from the coding sequence GTGTCCGGCGCATCTACCAACGACCGACCGCTGCGCGCCGCCGTCGTCGGCGCCCGCATCGGACGCACGCACGCCGCCGGCTACGCCGCCAGCGAGCGCGCCGAACTGGTGGCGATCTGCGACGCCATCGAGTCGCGCTGCCACGCGCTGGCCGACGCGCACGACGTGGAGGCCCGCTACACCGACTTCGAGACCATGCTGCGCGAGCAACGCCCCGAGGTGCTCAGCATCGCCACGCCGCAGGCCACCCACGCCCCGCTCACGATCCTCGCCGCTAGCCGCTACAAGCCCACGGCCATCCTGTGCGAGAAGGCCATGGCCGGCAATCTGGGCGAGGCGCGCGCCATGCTGGAGACCTGCGACAGGAACGGCGTGAAGCTCGCCATCGGGCATCAGGGCCGCTGGCTGCGGGCCTTCGAGCAGGCGCGCGACGCAGTGGCCGCCGGCGACATCGGCGCCCCCGTCTTCGCCCGCGTCGGCTGCACCGTCGGCGGCATCACCAATCACCTCACCCACGCCCTCGACCGCATGCTCTTCATGCTGGGAGAGCCCGACATCGAATGGGTGCTGGGCAACGTCCAGCGTGAGACGGACCGCTGGGAGCGCGGCTGGCCCAGCGAGGAAATGGCCGCCGCGGTCGTCGGCTTGGCCGGCGGCATGCGGCTGGCGCTGGAAAGCGAGACGCCGGACGCGCCGGGTCTGGAGGCTCACACCCACCTCATCGTGGGTACCGACGGCCTGGTGATCGTCTCCCAGGACGGCCGCGGCGCCGACTACGCCGTGCGCATCGTGGGCCGCGGCGGACGTACGCGCGACATCCCCGGCGACGCCGACTACTACGACGACGCCCGCCTACGCGAAACCGATGCGCTGGCAGCCTGGGCCGCGGGCGAGGTCGACGAGCATCGCGGCGACGCCCACCTCGCCATCAAGACCCAGGAAGCCCTCATGGCCATCTACGAGTCGGCCCGCATCCGCGGCCTCGTGCGCCTGCCGCTCAAGACCATGGCCTCGCCGCTGATCCGGATGATCGAGTCCGGCGACCTGCCCGTGCGCTACCCCGGCCGCTACGACATCCGCCACCACACGGCGGCGTACCGGAGCTAG
- a CDS encoding alpha-L-rhamnosidase N-terminal domain-containing protein — MHPETPPELRSVRQWTGRWIWVEGERKPFHFFLYARRSFDLAEAPAMARLRITASDRYALWVNGTYIARGPARSDPRRKSYDIHDVAAHLRSGANTIAVRAYHYATPREGDGWASWSGNAYGVGERAGLWAQLETENEDGSTATLGTDAAWRVRPARAWDRTIKVIHSLVGPPEVYDAAADPPDWMQPEFDDGDWDAAWEVPARDYDWVLLEARETALLDEREVFPARAAATGEVIEESRGAVRDLPDRLVQEVHFPLEHAVIENADALMGPDGVTEMRGVFARGHGIRSPFIVLDFGRQLFGFPRVRLTASAGAIVDMTYGQQIIDNRIPPGAPYGDRYLAREGRQVWEPAEYKQFRYLHLCVRSNYHPVHIESVSVDEYVYPAERRGAFECADPLLGALWTACADTAYLNFEDTLVHEGFRERAIFNTGDGSHVMHMCFAAYGDLTLTDRFMRLVPLSNRGDGMLQMVYPPENPQRYVVANFLFQWSMRVREHYLHTGRRWVLEELYRSVPPQIDWYEPHRDADGLLRNVPLQNTLDWTANDLRGASFITNALYVGGLEDAAWLANRVGVPRDADRWRRIAADVRETLRRRFWDEDRGLFWDSDRATGPDGVYSDISNAYAILYGIAPPERVEAVARAIVEQYDDLVQATPLFFGYVADAILGAGLIDEGLELIKRRYRPMLESTDNPMIWELWDPFTGGHRIVEDSDYDQRHDENLVRPMSTRSLAHTGGILVGYVLSTRVLGVAPTGPGFTTCRIAPRPGSLPRVEGAFPTPHGDIGVRWRRAADGQAFEVDVPRGIEAEIVLERAGDRRETLAYRGVETALDDAEAVAAAGFVVTETDLRTTVRTGTHAFELRAMGNTPA, encoded by the coding sequence ATGCATCCAGAGACGCCGCCGGAATTGCGCTCGGTGCGGCAGTGGACCGGGCGCTGGATCTGGGTCGAGGGCGAGCGCAAGCCGTTTCACTTCTTCCTCTACGCGCGGCGCTCGTTCGACCTCGCGGAGGCGCCCGCGATGGCGCGGCTGCGCATCACCGCGTCGGACCGCTATGCGCTTTGGGTCAACGGGACGTACATCGCTCGCGGCCCAGCGCGCAGCGACCCGCGCCGCAAGAGCTATGACATCCACGATGTCGCGGCGCACCTGCGGTCCGGCGCCAACACCATCGCCGTGCGGGCCTATCACTACGCCACGCCTCGCGAAGGTGACGGTTGGGCGAGCTGGAGCGGCAACGCCTATGGCGTGGGCGAGCGCGCGGGCCTTTGGGCGCAGCTGGAAACCGAAAACGAGGACGGCTCGACCGCGACGTTAGGCACCGACGCTGCCTGGCGGGTGCGTCCGGCGAGGGCCTGGGACCGGACGATCAAGGTCATCCACTCGCTGGTGGGTCCGCCTGAGGTCTATGACGCGGCCGCCGACCCGCCCGACTGGATGCAGCCGGAGTTCGACGACGGCGACTGGGACGCGGCGTGGGAAGTCCCGGCCCGCGACTACGACTGGGTGCTGCTGGAGGCCCGGGAAACGGCGCTGCTGGACGAGCGTGAGGTGTTTCCGGCGCGCGCGGCGGCCACGGGCGAGGTGATCGAGGAGAGCCGCGGGGCCGTCCGCGACCTTCCCGACCGCCTGGTGCAGGAGGTGCACTTTCCGCTGGAGCACGCGGTCATCGAGAACGCCGACGCCCTGATGGGGCCGGACGGCGTGACAGAGATGCGGGGCGTGTTCGCGCGCGGACACGGCATCCGGTCGCCGTTCATAGTGCTGGACTTCGGGCGACAGCTCTTCGGGTTCCCCCGCGTGCGGCTGACGGCGTCCGCCGGGGCCATCGTGGACATGACCTACGGGCAGCAGATCATCGACAACCGCATCCCGCCCGGCGCGCCCTACGGCGACCGCTACCTGGCCCGCGAGGGGCGGCAGGTGTGGGAGCCGGCGGAATACAAGCAGTTCCGCTATCTGCACCTGTGCGTGCGCAGCAACTACCACCCGGTGCACATCGAGTCGGTCTCGGTGGACGAATACGTGTATCCGGCGGAGCGGCGCGGCGCATTCGAGTGCGCCGACCCGCTGCTCGGCGCGCTGTGGACCGCCTGCGCCGATACGGCCTACCTCAACTTCGAGGACACGCTGGTGCACGAAGGTTTCCGCGAGCGGGCGATCTTCAACACCGGCGACGGCAGCCACGTGATGCACATGTGCTTCGCGGCCTACGGCGATCTGACGCTCACCGACCGCTTCATGCGGCTGGTGCCGCTGAGCAATCGCGGCGACGGGATGCTGCAGATGGTCTATCCGCCGGAGAACCCGCAGCGCTACGTGGTGGCCAACTTCCTGTTCCAGTGGAGCATGCGCGTGCGGGAGCACTACCTGCACACCGGGCGGCGCTGGGTGCTGGAGGAGCTGTACCGCAGCGTGCCGCCCCAGATCGACTGGTACGAGCCGCACCGCGACGCCGACGGCCTGTTGCGCAACGTGCCGCTGCAAAACACGCTGGACTGGACGGCCAACGACCTGCGCGGCGCCAGCTTCATCACCAACGCGCTGTACGTGGGCGGGTTGGAGGACGCCGCCTGGCTGGCCAATCGAGTGGGCGTGCCGCGCGACGCCGATCGCTGGCGACGGATCGCCGCCGACGTGCGCGAGACGTTGCGCCGCCGGTTCTGGGACGAGGATCGCGGGTTGTTTTGGGACAGCGACCGGGCCACGGGTCCGGACGGCGTCTACAGCGACATCTCCAATGCCTACGCCATCCTCTACGGCATCGCGCCGCCGGAGCGAGTGGAGGCGGTGGCGCGCGCGATCGTGGAGCAATACGACGACCTGGTGCAGGCCACGCCGCTGTTCTTCGGCTACGTGGCCGACGCGATTTTGGGCGCGGGGCTGATCGACGAGGGGCTCGAACTCATCAAGAGGCGGTATCGACCCATGCTGGAGTCCACCGACAACCCCATGATCTGGGAGCTGTGGGACCCGTTCACCGGCGGCCACCGCATCGTCGAGGATTCGGACTACGACCAGCGCCACGACGAGAACCTCGTGCGGCCGATGTCGACGCGCAGCCTGGCGCACACCGGCGGCATCCTGGTGGGCTACGTGCTTTCGACGCGGGTGCTGGGGGTCGCGCCGACGGGGCCGGGATTCACAACGTGTCGAATCGCCCCGCGGCCCGGATCACTGCCGCGGGTGGAAGGCGCGTTCCCTACGCCCCACGGCGACATCGGCGTGCGCTGGCGGCGCGCGGCGGACGGGCAGGCGTTCGAGGTCGACGTGCCACGGGGGATTGAAGCCGAAATCGTGCTCGAGCGCGCCGGCGATCGACGCGAGACGCTGGCTTACCGGGGGGTCGAAACTGCGCTGGACGATGCGGAGGCCGTGGCCGCCGCCGGCTTCGTGGTCACCGAGACCGATCTGCGGACGACCGTGCGCACTGGGACGCACGCGTTCGAGTTGCGAGCGATGGGGAACACGCCGGCGTGA
- a CDS encoding DUF2723 domain-containing protein: MLRSPLFVPSVLLGGVLTAFYGLSAVTNVAGGDWGQFQTFGYIGGIPHPPGYPLLTGSINAAIRVVRFAEPAHVANVVNALYAIAAGVGLFVATAVLTRSRLAGLLATVVFTTGHSVWAQATQAGTMSLQTLIVVLLIGALIAYDDRPSVMRLAAVGFVTGLSFTNHGVSVFMLPATVAFVASRRFPGIARPRSLATVAGAVAVGLLPWLYVLRALFVPIPMRYPRNIERLSVEDFFRLVFDQPLKLLGEAEAVNTPIGGGFVTFLENWPLLANDMMRELGWGWLALAAVGWAVLARQRARLAGWIAWTGLTTVWFILASYPFFDSARYFAVVYVLLAVCLAVAVGWLLRRAEPTVRRFAPSWARYAVLAAGVVVVVAAGLRVQQQFTGTARDNIVQLREDAAEQAMIGIGIMREMAPDSIYLTNWTSSWYARYAAFREGHRGIRIRTADYYTMGFEQAADILASGRRLYIQRSTPEYEAAYTVEPRWGVIYEVLPAEPSKSGG; encoded by the coding sequence GTGCTGCGATCGCCCCTATTCGTTCCGTCGGTGCTCCTTGGCGGCGTGCTGACGGCGTTCTATGGACTCAGCGCCGTCACCAATGTGGCCGGGGGTGACTGGGGCCAATTCCAGACGTTTGGCTATATCGGCGGCATCCCGCACCCACCCGGCTATCCGCTGCTGACGGGCAGCATCAATGCCGCAATCCGGGTCGTACGGTTTGCCGAGCCGGCCCACGTGGCCAACGTCGTCAATGCGCTTTACGCCATCGCCGCGGGCGTGGGGCTGTTCGTGGCGACGGCGGTTCTCACTCGCTCACGGCTGGCTGGCCTGCTGGCCACGGTCGTCTTTACGACCGGCCACAGCGTCTGGGCGCAGGCGACACAGGCGGGGACGATGAGCCTGCAGACGCTGATCGTGGTCCTGCTCATCGGCGCGCTGATCGCGTACGACGATCGGCCGTCGGTGATGCGTCTGGCCGCCGTGGGATTCGTGACGGGACTGTCGTTCACCAATCACGGCGTCAGCGTTTTCATGCTGCCTGCCACGGTCGCATTCGTCGCCAGCCGGCGCTTTCCCGGCATCGCCCGTCCCCGGTCGCTGGCGACGGTTGCGGGCGCCGTGGCCGTTGGTTTGCTCCCGTGGCTCTACGTGTTGCGGGCATTGTTCGTGCCAATTCCCATGAGGTATCCCAGAAACATCGAGCGCCTCTCGGTCGAGGATTTCTTTCGCTTGGTTTTTGACCAGCCGCTCAAGCTTTTGGGCGAGGCTGAGGCGGTGAACACCCCCATCGGCGGCGGGTTCGTGACCTTCCTGGAGAATTGGCCTCTGCTGGCGAACGACATGATGCGCGAGCTGGGTTGGGGGTGGCTGGCGCTGGCGGCGGTGGGGTGGGCGGTGCTGGCCCGACAGCGCGCGCGCTTGGCCGGCTGGATTGCCTGGACCGGCCTGACGACGGTCTGGTTCATCTTGGCCTCGTACCCGTTCTTTGACAGCGCCCGGTACTTCGCGGTTGTCTATGTCCTGCTGGCGGTATGTCTCGCGGTGGCCGTCGGCTGGCTGCTGCGACGGGCTGAACCCACGGTGCGACGTTTCGCGCCGTCGTGGGCGCGGTATGCCGTGCTGGCGGCCGGAGTGGTGGTGGTGGTTGCCGCCGGCCTGCGGGTGCAGCAGCAGTTCACCGGAACGGCGCGCGACAACATCGTGCAGCTGCGTGAGGACGCCGCGGAGCAGGCGATGATCGGCATCGGCATCATGCGGGAGATGGCGCCCGACAGCATCTATCTGACGAACTGGACCTCGTCCTGGTATGCCCGCTACGCGGCTTTCCGCGAGGGCCACCGAGGCATTCGCATCCGAACGGCGGACTACTACACGATGGGCTTTGAGCAGGCGGCCGACATCCTGGCGAGCGGTCGGCGCCTCTATATCCAGCGCTCGACGCCGGAATACGAGGCCGCCTACACCGTGGAGCCGCGCTGGGGTGTGATCTACGAGGTGCTGCCGGCGGAGCCATCGAAATCCGGGGGCTGA